A stretch of Oreochromis aureus strain Israel breed Guangdong linkage group 11, ZZ_aureus, whole genome shotgun sequence DNA encodes these proteins:
- the LOC116327520 gene encoding tetratricopeptide repeat protein 24 isoform X6 has product MTSHTAPSGKEAVKVKRRSGSVGRKQTADIEEFTFSGHKALQEGRPQEALGCFRDALKAADQLQDSRVLRACSFNLGAAYVEVGRPRKGLDFLQRAQPGPKADRLPDLQFNLALAHDALGQSRKAATYFLQAAQLYRSQGDGRSEGDACVEMSRCYGRTRDWTLAAQGYLRAAESYRVANMLDYAATALSEAGSHMFQSDQCNQDDIIGVLSECLSLMGSITDPRTLGELYLSVGVSYCRLRSFQEAVQCFQKALSPTAKWPPLLAKVLNNLGAALNSMGQFRSAVDYHRLAAGLYGSQGCRGNQARCFSNLAFAFSRIGEEEEAAESFILALQGFRDTGDYLAQAQVCEALAECYLVQRKQHKAVQLYKQALSALSHCQDSSGVQDQLVERLTATLQQSLTVGPQKPHPPAPHSLRPHQHSLPIGPHVRKSDITNSPGTAANQQPNAPETDAPGSQQEASETPEYMSTVPGQSSDQLDKRQHSVLCFECDRKWS; this is encoded by the exons ATGACGTCCCACACAGCCCCTTCAGGTAAAGAAGCTGTGAAGGTAAAGAGGAGGAGTGGAAGCGTGGGGCGGAAGCAGACAGCAGACATCGAGGAATTTACATTTTCTGGGCACAAAGCGCTGCAGGAGGGACGCCCACAGGAGGCGCTGGGGTGCTTCAGAGATGCCCTGAAGGCCGCAGACCAG CTCCAGGACTCGCGGGTCCTGCGGGCCTGTTCCTTTAACCTTGGGGCTGCCTACGTGGAGGTAGGACGACCTCGGAAAGGTCTGGACTTCCTGCAGCGTGCTCAGCCCGGTCCCAAGGCCGACCGCCTCCCTGACCTCCAGTTCAACCTTGCCCTggcccatgatgcactggggcAGAGCCGGAAGGCCGCCACCTACTTCCTGCAAGCTGCCCAGCTGTATAGGTCACAAGGAGACGGCCGCAGCGAGGGGGACGCCTGCGTGGAGATGAGCCGCTGTTACGGCAGGACACGG GACTGGACGCTGGCGGCTCAGGGTTACCTGCGAGCTGCAGAGAGTTACCGAGTGGCCAACATGTTGGACTATGCAGCCACCGCCCTGTCAGAAGCAGGAAGTCACATGTTCCAATCGGATCAGTGCAACCAGGATGACATCATCGGTGTACTGTCAGAGTGTCTGAGTTTGATGGGCAGCATTACGGACCCGAGGACTCTGG GTGAGCTGTACCTGTCGGTGGGCGTGTCTTACTGCCGGCTCAGGTCTTTCCAGGAGGCAGTGCAGTGTTTCCAGAAGGCTCTGAGCCCCACGGCTAAGTGGCCCCCCCTGCTGGCCAAAGTCTTGAACAACCTGGGAGCGGCGCTGAACTCCATGGGCCAGTTCAGGTCCGCCGTGGACTACCACAGGCTGGCCGCTGGACTGTACG gCTCTCAGGGTTGCCGTGGCAACCAGGCTCGGTGTTTCAGTAACCTGGCGTTTGCCTTCAGTCGGATcggtgaggaagaggaggctgcAGAGAGCTTCATCCTCGCCCTGCAGGGATTCAGAGACACAG gggacTACCTGGCACAGGCTCAGGTGTGCGAGGCGCTGGCTGAGTGTTACCTGGTGCAGAGGAAGCAGCACAAAGCGGTTCAGCTCTACAAACAGGCTCTGAGCGCGCTCTCTCACTGCCAG GACAGCAGCGGCGTCCAGGACCAACTGGTGGAGCGACTGACTGCCACGCTGCAGCAGAGTCTGACCGTCGGTCCTCAG AAGCCTCACCCACCGGCACCACACAGCCTCAGGCCACATCAACACAGCCTACCTATTGGACCTCACGTCAG GAAGAGTGACATCACAAACAGCCCgggcacagcagcaaatcagcAACCAAATGCTCCAGAAACTGACGCCCCAG gaTCTCAGCAGGAGGCCTCTGAAACACCTGAATACATGAGCACAGTACCTGGACAGAG CTCAGACCAGTTAGACAAGCGGCAGCACA GTGTGCTTTGCTTTGAATGCGACAGGAAGTGGAGCTGA